In Desulfatiglans sp., one DNA window encodes the following:
- the ndk gene encoding nucleoside-diphosphate kinase: MKERTLSIIKPDGVAKNLIGEVIRRIESKGLKVIAAKMISMSKKQAQGFYAVHTGKPFFDSVTGFMSSGPCMVMVLEGENAISTYRELMGATNKDNAKEGTIRRDYATDIEKNVVHGSDSPETAAFEIGYFFNGLEIQA, encoded by the coding sequence ATGAAGGAACGTACCTTATCAATAATAAAACCGGATGGAGTGGCAAAGAACCTAATTGGTGAAGTAATCAGAAGGATAGAGTCAAAAGGGCTGAAGGTAATAGCAGCAAAGATGATTTCCATGAGCAAAAAACAGGCACAGGGTTTTTATGCTGTGCATACAGGCAAACCCTTTTTTGACAGTGTAACAGGTTTTATGTCTTCGGGTCCATGCATGGTTATGGTACTTGAGGGCGAAAACGCCATATCAACCTATCGTGAATTGATGGGCGCAACAAACAAAGACAATGCAAAAGAGGGCACAATCAGAAGGGATTATGCAACCGATATAGAAAAGAATGTGGTTCACGGCTCTGATTCACCCGAAACAGCGGCATTTGAGATCGGTTACTTTTTTAACGGATTGGAAATACAGGCCTAA